In the genome of Planococcus donghaensis, the window CTATACTGAAATTTATGGGTTAAATTTAGTTGAATTCATTTTACTACATAAGAAAAACAAGTAACTCTACGTATCATTTTAGTAAATCTCTAGTAATATAGCGACAAAGAATTACTATACGTAAGTTGTGGGAGGAAAGAACATATGCACGAAACGCACACTAAAAAAGAAAAACTCTTATTATTAGTGAAGATTGTTTTTCCGGTTCTAGTTACACAAGTAGCCATGTATATGGTGACATTTTTCGATATTTATATGACTTCCCGCTACGGAACAGAAGATTTAGCAGGAGTATCGATTGGATCCTCTTTTTGGGTTCCCGTATACATCGGTTTAGCTGGTATCCTCATGTCCATTACCCCAATTGTAGCACAATTGATGGGGGCTAAGAAAAAAGAACAAGTAAAACAAGCTGTCCAACAAGGAATTTATTTGTCTCTTTTGCTTGCCGCAATTGTTTTTGCTTTTTTCTACTTTGGAATTGATCTTTTGCTTGCACTTATGAATCTTGAACCAGCTGTTGCCGACGTTGCCAGTCGCTATATACAAGCAATGAGCATCGGGTTAGTTCCCTTATTTGCATATACTATATTGCGTTCTTATATTGATGCACTTGGTGCCACTCGCGTTACTATGGTCATCTCTCTTTTATCAACACCAATCAATATTCTTTTCAACTACTTATTGATTTTCGGGAAATTTGGCTTTCCTGAACTTGGTGGTGTCGGTGCGGGACTTGCGTCAGCCATCACTTATTGGTTAATTTTGGCGATCGCCGTATGGATCATTCATACAAGAAATCCATTTTCTGTTTATGGCATTTTCCGCCAATGGCCAAAGCTATCCTTAAGCCGGTGGATTGAGATTAGTCGGATTGGTGTTCCTATCGGCATTTCGATTTTTGTAGAAACCAGCATATTCTCAGCAGTAACTTTTATGTTAGCTTCTTATGGTACTTACACCATTGCCGCTCACCAAATTGCTTTAAATTTCACTTCTCTCTTGTATATGTTGCCTCTTAGCATATCGATGGGTGCTACTATCCTTGTTGGTTACGAAGTTGGCGCTAAACGCTTCCGTGATGCAAGACAATATAGTTGGTTGAGTGTGTTAACTGCAGTGACGTTTAGTTTTGTATCAGCTTGTATTCTCTACTTTATGCGTGCTGAAATTGCGGCTTTGTATACATCTGATCCCGTTGTCATTGAAT includes:
- a CDS encoding MATE family efflux transporter, giving the protein MHETHTKKEKLLLLVKIVFPVLVTQVAMYMVTFFDIYMTSRYGTEDLAGVSIGSSFWVPVYIGLAGILMSITPIVAQLMGAKKKEQVKQAVQQGIYLSLLLAAIVFAFFYFGIDLLLALMNLEPAVADVASRYIQAMSIGLVPLFAYTILRSYIDALGATRVTMVISLLSTPINILFNYLLIFGKFGFPELGGVGAGLASAITYWLILAIAVWIIHTRNPFSVYGIFRQWPKLSLSRWIEISRIGVPIGISIFVETSIFSAVTFMLASYGTYTIAAHQIALNFTSLLYMLPLSISMGATILVGYEVGAKRFRDARQYSWLSVLTAVTFSFVSACILYFMRAEIAALYTSDPVVIELAVQFLVFAALFQLSDAIQAPVQGALRGYKDVNITFIMAVISYWVIGLPCGYLLANYTEFGAFGYWIGLIVGLTAGAITLSIRLLSIQKRIAGQTTT